TTTCATGTGCTGGGCTTCAGCCTTACTACAGTACCCCTTTGAGGTTTTTCAAGCAGACAGATCGGTCGATGGACTGACCAAATTCCTCAGCATTGTATTCCCAAGGGCAACGTTGACACCAGGTTCTAATTACAGTTGCTATCAATTTCAATGAAAACCCATACATGAGGTCAGACAGGAGAACGTCATCCctgaaatggaaatgtatttgatttgttgCAAGAAGCTTTAGAGGTTTCAAATCTTTTCATGGCAGGGGAGGAGCGTCTACTGAACTGACTTGTGTGAGATGGATTTGCAGTACAAAGTAAATAAAGAATTCCAATTGCTTCCCACCGGGATTGAAATTCCTGTTTTAAACAGGGCTTTCAGAAGCTTGTCAGTGAGCCAGTATTTAAAGAAAAGCCAAGCTAGAGAATAGGTAGCATCGGAGACCTGGATGACGGGGACAGCAGGAGCGGGCATAGCGGGATCACCAGAGGTTGAGACGGGAGGTCCAGAGGTGTTGAGGGTAGATGGGTCAGTGGGAAGGGAAGCAGCCGGACAGACAGATTTCTTCAACATTTTTTTGCTTGGATTTTGAGTTGAAGGATGTCCAGAAGGACCATTCAGATTCTGAAGAGAAAGAGAAGTGTGGTGTGTGAGTAGCCATTTTATATCTAAATTGATCATCTTAGATTTAAATGATCAGAGTCAGAGTCTACAGGGCTGTGTAGCGATACATAAACGAAAAAGCAAGACAGAGTATAAGGCCTTGTGGTTTAAATAGGGTGATTGACAGATATTTTGGTGAGACAGAATGGGGGAGGAGCCCTAGCTTGTGCCCCCTCAAGCATACACAAgattgcactatatatatatatatatatatatatatatatatatatatatatatatatcttgtaggCTTGCTGAATGCAGGCACCACTTTTTAATATGGAATTAATCACAGGCGAACACAGGTTTGGTGGAtccgtgtgcttttattttgggtcTTGAAGGGCATCAAAAacgggaaacaaacaaaaaaacaaacctataTCTTGCACaggagtagtttaaaaaaaaaaaactattttcaaaacaACAAGTTCCAACAcggctcagtccttctctcctcagtcacgatcccctgtctagtgactgctcagcctttttatatcactgggctggaggagatgcttgttaactgcatcggctacaggtgctggccaattgaggcaatcactaatctattcattttaattaacgtccctaaatatgagcacctgtagcccatagcccacttatctcctcctgatcattgcaggctggttccagagctgccagtgatccctcctgtgctgtttgctgggtccGGTCAGCCTCTCTCCGGCCCACCATATGCACCCCCTGCGGGTTGGCCTGTGAGATGGCTCACATACCTTCCCCCTTTGCTTCGGCATAATCCTAGAGCAGGAAGAAGAAGTCAATTCAGGGATTCTTGACAACACGTCAGCATTCATATGATCCTTACCTGCCCGGTGCTTAACCTCAAAACAGTAGGGCTGTAGAGCCAGAAACCATCGAGTGAGACGAGGGTTTGAATCCTTCTCCTTATACATCCAGCGCAGCGGGGCATGATCTGTATAAAGGGTGAAGCGGCGTCCCCACAAATAATATTTTAAGCTTTCTACAGCCCACTTGATTGCTAGACATTCCTTTTCTATCGTTGCATACCGTTGTTCTCGAGGTAACAGTTTTCGGCTTAGAAACATGATGGGATGTTCTTCCCCATCAAAGTCCTGAGCTAATACTGCCCCTAAGCCCACCCCTGAGGCATCTGTCTGCAAGATAAAATCTTTTCTAAAATCAGGGTTCTTTAAGACTGGTCTGGACAACAAGGCATGTCTCAAGTCCTGAAACGCCGCCTCACACTCTTTGGACCACTGGATGGGCCGATTTTTATGGCCTTTGGTCAAATCTGTAAGGGGTGTAGCTCTAGTGGCGAAGTGCGAAATAAATCTCCGGTAATAACCGGCTAGCCCCAAGAAAGCCCGAACCTGCCTTTGGGTAGTGGGACGAGGATAATTCCTCAGGGCATTAACTTTAGTTTCTTGAGGTTTTACCAACCCCTGCCCCATTGTGTACCCTAAATATTGGGTTTCCGAAAAGgctaatttgcatttttttggaTTTGCTGTGAGCCCTGCCTGCCTAATGGAATTTAATACCGCCTGTAGCCTTTGTAGATGTGTCGGCCAGTCATGGCTAAAGACTACCACATCATCTAAGTAGGCTCCAGCATACTCAGCATGAGGACGGAGGACCCGATCCATCAACCGTTGAAAAGTAGCAGGCGCTCCGTGCAAGCCAAAGGGGAGAACCACAAATTCAAAGAGACCCTGAGGAGTGGAGAAGGCAGTTTTTTCGCAGGAGTCCGGTGATAAGGGTACCTGCCAGTAACCTTTGGTTAGATCTAGAGTGGAGATATACCGGGCATTTCCCACACGCTCCAGCAGTTCATCCACTCTAGGCATCgggtatgcatcaaacttggaaaCTGCATTTAATTTTCTGAAATCAATACAAAACCGTATTGAACCATCAGGCTTGGTAACCATTACCACCGGGCTGCACCAATCACTAAACGATTCTCTAATAACACCCAACTCCAGCATTTTTCTCACCTCCTCCTTCATGGTCACCCGTTTGGCTGCCGGGACCCGTGTATGCCGCTGACACACTTTCACTCCTGGCTCCGTTGTGATTTGGTGCTGCCCCAGGTGTGTGATCCCAGGTTCCTCAGAAAATACATCAGAGTTATCGGACAACAATTTATTAAGTTCTTTTTGTTGCTGGTTATTCAAGTGTTCCCCTTTGCATATGCTATGTCTTTGTGGTACTTTGGGCTCCCCTTGGGTTTCATCCTCCCCCTCTAACTTAGCATTTCTAAAAAACAAGCACTCTCGTTCTTTCCAAGGCTTTAGTAAGTTAACGTGGTATATCTGGTGGGTTTTTCTTTTACCTGGTTGATGAACTTTATAATTCACGGGTCCTACCTTCTCCACTATTTCCACTGGCCCCTGCCATTTTGCTACAAACTTATGGGGGTCAGATGGGACCAGCACCAATACCCGGTCCCCCTCTTTAAACTCCCGGGCCCTCGCCCCCTGATTGTACTGTCGCTCCTGTTGGGACTGCTCTTTTCTTAAATGTTCCTGCACTAGTTGGGACATTTTTCCCAACCTGTCACGGAGTTGAGTTACATACTCTGCAACACTGTCCCCTCTAGCTGGTTCTGCCTCCCATGCTTCCCGCAAGACGTCTAGTAACCCTCGGGGCTGTCTGCCAAACAGTAATTCAAATGGGGAGAACCCGGTTGATGCTTGGGGAACTTCCCTGAAAGCAAACATCAGAAAAGGCAAAGCAGTATCCCAGTTACACAAATCTTCTTGTGCTACCCTTTTAAGCATACCTTTTAGGGTTCGGTTGAACCTCTCtaccaaaccatccgtctgtgggTGGTACACAGAGGTTCGAATTGTTTTTACTTTCAGGAGGCGGCATAACTCTTTAAAGACCCGGGACATAAAGGGGGTTCCCTGGTCAGTAAGCACTTCCTTTGGGAGACCCACTCTACAAAAAATATTCATTAGTTCTCTGGCTATAGTTTTGGTAGCCATGTTCCTTAAGGGGACCACCTCAGGGTATCGGCTGGCATAATCAACTAGCACTAATATATATTCGCACCCTGACTTGGTTTTTGGCAAAGGGCCAACTATATCTATCCCTACCCTATCAAAGGGCACCTCAATAATAGGTAGCGGTATCAAGGGAGCTCGAGGCGGTTTTTTACTTGCCACTTTCTGGCACTCGGGACAAGACTCACAGAAATCTGCCACCTCACGCCACACCCCAGGCCAGAAAAAACGGAGAAGGATTCTATCTCGTGTCTTGTCAGTGCCTAGATGTCCCCCCAACAAATGTGTATGCGCTAAACGCATAATGGTGTTCCTCTGTGAGTGCGGTACTAGCAACTGGTGGGTATGCTCTCCTTGGAGAGTACCCCGAATAACCCTGTATAACAGGCCGTTGTTTAACAGAAAGTGTGGGGTAGGTTTTGTGTCGCATATTTTCCAATATTCTTCACTAGCTTCCATGGCCTGTTCAAATGCATACCGTAAGTTAGGATCCTCTAACTGAGCTTGCTTAAAAACCGGACGATCAAGTTCAATCGCTCGGTTCAAAAAATCTTCATTGTCTTCAGACTCTACCGCCTGTAATGAGGGAAGATTTATAGGGCTTTCCCCAATTCTGCCAAGGTTTTTAGTTTTCTCCAGAAATTTCCTACCTTCCCGCTTCTTTTGAGAGCGGGTTTTCCTTTCTCCCTGAGGGGGCTTGATTACTTCCTCCCTAAATGGAAATAACCCTTCGTCCATATTTTCCCCCTCAAAATTAGAAGTGGAGTGCAGTGGTCCCCCCCTTTCTCCAACCAGTGTGGTTCCGGCTTTTAACAGTTGATGGAACCTTTCACAGTTCTTCCCTAAGATTACAGGGAAGGGGGGAGCTGGAATCACTCCCACCTTAACCTTAAAGGATTTACCCCCAATTTCTATATTGATTATTACAGTGGGATAGGTTTTTATATCACCATGTACACACAGTAAATTTATGTCTGCTTGCCCCTTTTTGTATTTGCTTCCTGGTACGAGATCCCGGCTAACCAGAGTCTCTGTGCTACCTGAATCTATCAGAGCGATGGTTTCCTGACCCTCAACCCTCACTGGTATGACAAAGGGATCTGCACTCACCGGGCCGGCATGACCATACGCAATGCTGCGCGCCACCCCGACTTCCATACGTTCAATCTCCTCCTGCTGACATTGCCTCGCGATGTGCCCGGGTTCTCCGCACCTGAAACAAATGATGGGGCCTGGGGATGTCCGTGGTTTGTCCCGCCAGAATTCCTCTGGTGGGCTAGTTTTTTCTGTTACCCACCGAGGAGCTAACCGTGGAACCCATAAAGGGGGTTTCCGGTTACCCT
The Acipenser ruthenus chromosome 3, fAciRut3.2 maternal haplotype, whole genome shotgun sequence genome window above contains:
- the LOC131731694 gene encoding uncharacterized protein LOC131731694, which encodes MEVDKLIRWMQEQEGKREAREVQRQEQLAQFFGTLVTKMMAPGSTEATVARMFAVQPKLLKMTTEDDPEAFLETFERMAEAAAWPKELWALKLAPLLQVIPAGVAAWVRRNQPQSLEEAVCLAEAYQDAEAAAAPSEGSSGKRTNTSPKDIQKKVNPKEGNRKPPLWVPRLAPRWVTEKTSPPEEFWRDKPRTSPGPIICFRCGEPGHIARQCQQEEIERMEVGVARSIAYGHAGPVSADPFVIPVRVEGQETIALIDSGSTETLAVESEDNEDFLNRAIELDRPVFKQAQLEDPNLREVPQASTGFSPFELLFGRQPRGLLDVLREAWEAEPARGDSVAEYVTQLRDRLGKMSQLVQEHLRKEQSQQERQYNQGARAREFKEGDRVLVLVPSDPHKFVAKWQGPVEIVEKVGPVNYKVHQPGKRKTHQIYHVNLLKPWKERECLFFRNAKLEGEDETQGEPKVPQRHSICKGEHLNNQQQKELNKLLSDNSDVFSEEPGITHLGQHQITTEPGVKVCQRHTRVPAAKRVTMKEEVRKMLELGVIRESFSDWCSPVVMVTKPDGSIRFCIDFRKLNAVSKFDAYPMPRVDELLERVGNARYISTLDLTKGYWQVPLSPDSCEKTAFSTPQGLFEFVVLPFGLHGAPATFQRLMDRVLRPHAEYAGAYLDDVVVFSHDWPTHLQRLQAVLNSIRQAGLTANPKKCKLAFSETQYLGYTMGQGLVKPQETKVNALRNYPRPTTQRQVRAFLGLAGYYRRFISHFATRATPLTDLTKGHKNRPIQWSKECEAAFQDLRHALLSRPVLKNPDFRKDFILQTDASGVGLGAVLAQDFDGEEHPIMFLSRKLLPREQRYATIEKECLAIKWAVESLKYYLWGRRFTLYTDHAPLRWMYKEKDSNPRLTRWFLALQPYCFEVKHRAGKDHMNADVLSRIPELTSSSCSRIMPKQRGKVCEPSHRPTRRGCIWWAGERLTGPSKQHRRDHWQLWNQPAMIRRR